Proteins from a single region of Thermoplasmata archaeon:
- a CDS encoding GNAT family protein, which translates to MLTGKKVVLRAIEREDLKFLHKWQNDEDIMRLARSFPDHTTSLVALEAKYEKILKGEEAHGRDYMIDERESGKPIGWAGLTLHDWQHKGVTHAADLGLAVGEKDRWRKGFGTEVVQLLLREAFAQLNLHKVVWWTFAENAASLALARKMGFKEECRVRDSVFFDDRFHDSIGLGLLRNEYEAGAVALGSPNRSA; encoded by the coding sequence GTGCTCACCGGGAAGAAGGTCGTCCTCCGAGCGATCGAACGCGAGGACCTGAAGTTCCTCCACAAGTGGCAGAACGACGAAGACATCATGCGTCTGGCGAGATCGTTTCCCGATCACACCACCTCCCTCGTCGCCCTGGAAGCGAAATACGAGAAGATCCTGAAGGGGGAGGAGGCTCACGGGCGGGACTACATGATCGACGAACGGGAGAGCGGGAAGCCGATCGGCTGGGCCGGGCTCACCCTCCACGACTGGCAGCACAAGGGCGTCACCCACGCGGCGGACCTCGGCCTCGCGGTCGGGGAGAAGGACCGATGGCGAAAGGGATTCGGGACGGAGGTCGTGCAACTCCTGCTCCGCGAAGCGTTCGCTCAGCTGAACCTTCACAAAGTGGTCTGGTGGACGTTCGCCGAGAATGCGGCCAGCCTCGCGCTCGCGCGGAAGATGGGCTTCAAGGAAGAGTGCCGAGTCCGCGATTCCGTCTTCTTCGATGATCGATTCCACGACAGCATCGGGCTGGGTCTCCTCCGCAACGAATACGAGGCTGGCGCGGTCGCGTTAGGGAGCCCGAACCGGTCGGCTTGA